In a genomic window of Mucilaginibacter sp. KACC 22063:
- a CDS encoding polysaccharide deacetylase family protein — translation MYLVKTPWLLKKLYSKFIWNDDRSRRRIYITFDDGPIPVVTPFVLKNLKAHKAKATFFCIGDNVRKHPDIFEQIKADGHAIGNHTFHHLRGWKTDNETYFNDMQQCQQLTGTNLFRPPYGRIKRKQADLINAAYPDMKIIMWDVLSGDFDITLDPAKCLEAVLKHTGNGAIIVFHDSLKAFPRLEYVLPRALEHWSKEGYEFEMLG, via the coding sequence ATGTACCTCGTTAAAACGCCCTGGCTGCTTAAAAAACTGTATTCTAAATTTATATGGAATGATGACCGTTCCCGCCGACGTATTTATATCACCTTTGACGACGGCCCTATACCAGTTGTTACACCGTTTGTATTAAAAAATTTAAAAGCGCATAAGGCAAAGGCAACTTTCTTTTGTATAGGCGACAATGTACGTAAACATCCTGATATTTTTGAGCAGATAAAAGCAGATGGCCACGCCATAGGCAACCACACTTTTCATCACCTGCGGGGCTGGAAAACAGATAATGAAACTTACTTTAATGATATGCAGCAATGCCAGCAATTAACAGGCACAAATTTGTTCCGCCCGCCATACGGAAGGATAAAACGCAAGCAGGCTGATTTGATAAATGCGGCTTACCCTGATATGAAGATCATTATGTGGGATGTGCTTAGCGGTGATTTTGATATAACTTTAGATCCTGCAAAATGCCTTGAAGCTGTATTAAAGCATACCGGGAACGGAGCTATCATTGTATTTCATGATAGCCTAAAAGCATTTCCACGATTAGAATATGTTTTGCCCCGCGCTTTGGAACACTGGAGCAAAGAAGGCTATGAGTTTGAGATGTTGGGGTAA
- a CDS encoding DUF4293 domain-containing protein: MIQRIQTVYLLFAALVIFSLYLFPLAHDVLIDGIPSTIKVTGIYQTINGQVANKASFVALTAVTALVGLIPLVIIFLFRNRKQQVALCYSAILVIIGFSFWVAQTVKNATGGVVLSTNNMGIGIFLSSISIVLLILAAKSINKDEKLVRSADRLR; this comes from the coding sequence ATGATACAAAGGATACAAACCGTTTACTTATTATTTGCCGCACTGGTAATATTTTCACTTTACCTGTTTCCTCTTGCGCACGATGTATTGATTGACGGTATACCATCAACAATAAAAGTTACAGGGATCTACCAGACTATTAATGGACAGGTCGCTAATAAAGCATCGTTTGTAGCGCTTACAGCTGTTACAGCCCTTGTAGGCCTTATCCCTTTAGTGATTATATTTTTATTCCGTAATCGTAAGCAACAGGTTGCACTTTGCTATAGCGCCATATTGGTAATTATTGGTTTTAGCTTTTGGGTAGCTCAAACTGTTAAAAATGCTACAGGCGGGGTTGTGCTTAGTACTAATAACATGGGGATAGGTATATTCTTAAGCAGTATCAGTATTGTATTGCTTATCCTGGCAGCTAAGTCCATCAACAAAGATGAAAAGCTGGTAAGATCTGCTGACCGATTAAGATAA
- a CDS encoding TolC family protein, with the protein MTHFFNLNKSKLLAFALLSLTVANKVKAQEKISLEKAVQYALDRNLQIKQSQFTEALANEDYKQAKFNLLPTLNGSAQGSYNFGRSPNLTTYSYTNQTFYYVNGQAQASVILFQGRQLHNQILQNKLILDADKNATAKVKNDLVLNVVTTYLSVLNNQDLVTASKQQIDIAKLTLDRTDKSFKVGNSTLADMSQAKAQLSTAELNYTTAQNQLELSILTLKQYMEMTPATEIEIDRPDVSKITDLKTIYDANDVINTALKINPDVVLAESQERTYEQQIKIARGAYYPTLSAYGSFGSNYSSVSQNVIGGQTITQQIGVVGGTNQPVFTSVTQPIIASHYPFSSQFGNNYNGSVGLNLQIPIFGRFQSRTNVRKAKLSYENAKLTTQLAKNTLTKTISQAVFDVQAAEKKYQSALQTYQANKDAYNVVQQRYNVGLVNSLDYNTSLTNLNKSQFDMISARYEMIFRAKVIDYYLGNPITL; encoded by the coding sequence ATGACGCATTTTTTCAACCTGAACAAATCAAAGTTATTAGCTTTTGCGCTTTTGTCATTAACGGTAGCAAATAAAGTGAAGGCACAGGAGAAAATTTCCCTGGAAAAAGCCGTTCAGTATGCGCTTGACCGTAACCTGCAAATCAAGCAATCGCAGTTTACCGAAGCATTAGCGAATGAGGATTATAAGCAGGCAAAATTTAATTTGCTGCCAACCCTTAACGGCAGTGCACAAGGGTCATACAACTTTGGCCGTAGCCCCAACTTAACTACCTATTCCTACACTAACCAAACATTTTATTATGTAAACGGGCAGGCACAGGCATCAGTGATTTTGTTTCAGGGACGCCAGTTACACAACCAGATATTACAGAATAAACTGATTTTGGATGCGGATAAAAATGCCACCGCGAAAGTGAAGAACGACCTGGTCTTAAACGTGGTTACCACTTATCTTTCTGTATTGAATAACCAGGATCTGGTGACTGCATCCAAACAGCAAATTGACATTGCTAAGCTTACTTTAGACAGGACTGATAAAAGTTTTAAGGTAGGTAATTCTACACTGGCAGATATGTCGCAGGCAAAGGCACAGCTTTCTACCGCCGAGCTTAATTATACTACTGCCCAAAATCAACTGGAGCTTTCCATACTTACTTTAAAGCAATACATGGAAATGACTCCGGCCACCGAGATAGAAATTGACAGACCCGATGTTAGCAAGATAACCGATCTGAAAACAATTTACGATGCCAACGATGTAATCAATACTGCATTAAAAATAAACCCGGATGTGGTACTTGCCGAAAGCCAGGAGCGCACTTATGAACAGCAGATTAAAATAGCAAGAGGCGCATATTACCCTACACTTTCTGCTTACGGGTCCTTCGGGTCAAACTATTCAAGTGTTTCTCAAAATGTAATAGGGGGTCAGACGATAACCCAGCAAATAGGTGTAGTTGGCGGCACTAATCAGCCGGTATTTACCAGTGTTACACAGCCTATTATTGCTTCGCATTATCCATTTTCATCACAGTTTGGTAACAACTATAACGGTTCGGTAGGTTTAAATCTTCAGATACCTATTTTCGGGCGTTTCCAGTCGCGTACCAATGTGCGTAAAGCCAAGTTGAGTTATGAGAATGCCAAATTGACTACACAGCTTGCTAAGAATACGCTTACCAAAACTATTTCACAAGCCGTGTTTGATGTGCAGGCTGCCGAAAAGAAATATCAGTCGGCATTGCAAACTTACCAGGCTAACAAAGATGCTTACAACGTAGTGCAGCAACGCTACAATGTAGGGCTGGTAAACTCGCTCGATTACAATACGTCATTAACCAACCTGAATAAATCGCAGTTTGATATGATCTCTGCACGCTACGAAATGATATTCAGGGCAAAGGTGATAGATTATTATTTAGGAAACCCGATAACGCTTTAA
- a CDS encoding efflux RND transporter periplasmic adaptor subunit, producing MGKTTKYVLITLGVLIVLLIIGKATGIIGKPQKTQIATDKAAQRDINETVSASGKIKPEIEVKISSEVSGEIVELPIKEGDVVHKGQLLCRVRPDILKSGFDRAVASYNTQKASVGNASQMLRQSQANFANSLAKYNRTKELYGQKVVTAAEFDAAKAEYEGAKASLEAAKQNVIGSQYGLAQSQASVKEAQDNLAKTSIYSPVDGVVSKLSVEKGERVVGTAQMTGTEIMTISDLSKMDVNVDVNENDINRVSLGDSAKIAIDAFNGRVFNGVVYEIGSSANVVGTNADQVTNFTVKVRVDASSYKDLVNKTAVGEHSPFRPGLTATVDIQTNHTKALSVPIQSVTTREEKKDDTGKKPANGNDNSSDDDNDKKKIGATTKEYVFVYANGKVSQVQVTTGIQDDTYIQIKSGLKGGEEVVSGPYSAISKTLKDKMEVEKVDKSKLFSGDNK from the coding sequence ATGGGAAAGACTACCAAATATGTTTTAATTACACTTGGCGTACTTATAGTATTGCTGATCATTGGCAAGGCAACCGGCATTATCGGTAAGCCACAAAAAACGCAGATAGCTACGGATAAGGCAGCCCAGCGCGACATTAACGAAACTGTATCTGCCAGCGGAAAGATAAAACCCGAAATAGAAGTAAAGATTAGCTCGGAAGTATCCGGTGAGATTGTAGAATTGCCAATTAAAGAAGGCGATGTTGTACACAAGGGCCAGTTACTGTGCCGCGTACGCCCGGATATCTTGAAATCTGGTTTCGACCGTGCAGTGGCTTCATACAATACTCAAAAAGCCAGTGTTGGTAATGCCAGCCAGATGCTGCGCCAGTCGCAGGCTAATTTTGCCAATTCGCTCGCAAAATATAACCGTACCAAAGAGCTTTACGGCCAAAAGGTTGTTACCGCAGCCGAGTTTGATGCAGCGAAGGCAGAATATGAAGGCGCAAAAGCAAGCCTTGAGGCAGCTAAACAAAATGTAATAGGTTCACAATATGGTTTGGCGCAGTCACAGGCTTCTGTTAAAGAGGCCCAGGATAACCTGGCTAAAACTTCTATCTATTCGCCGGTTGATGGGGTAGTTTCAAAACTATCTGTTGAAAAAGGCGAACGCGTGGTAGGAACAGCGCAAATGACCGGTACAGAAATTATGACCATATCTGACCTGAGCAAAATGGATGTAAACGTTGACGTAAACGAAAACGATATTAATCGTGTTAGTTTAGGCGATTCGGCTAAAATTGCGATTGACGCTTTCAACGGAAGGGTGTTCAATGGAGTAGTTTATGAAATAGGCAGTTCGGCAAATGTAGTGGGTACCAATGCCGACCAGGTAACCAACTTCACAGTAAAGGTGCGTGTAGATGCATCTTCATACAAAGACCTGGTAAATAAAACTGCTGTTGGCGAGCATTCACCTTTCCGCCCGGGGTTAACAGCTACAGTTGATATTCAAACCAACCACACCAAAGCATTGTCGGTGCCTATTCAGTCTGTAACTACCCGTGAAGAGAAAAAAGATGATACAGGTAAAAAGCCTGCAAACGGTAATGACAACAGCAGCGATGATGATAATGATAAAAAGAAAATAGGGGCAACCACTAAAGAATACGTGTTTGTGTACGCTAATGGCAAGGTTAGCCAGGTGCAGGTAACTACCGGTATACAGGATGATACCTATATCCAGATCAAATCAGGATTGAAGGGTGGTGAAGAAGTAGTGTCTGGCCCGTATTCTGCTATCTCTAAAACTCTGAAAGATAAAATGGAAGTGGAGAAAGTGGATAAGTCGAAACTGTTTAGCGGAGACAATAAATAG
- a CDS encoding NAD(P)H-dependent glycerol-3-phosphate dehydrogenase, whose protein sequence is MSKPNKVAIIGGGSWATANIKMLTDNTVNKEIFWWMRNEEAVEHIRRFKHNPNYLSSVEIKLPEQNISTDLKDIISKADFILLNVPAAFLKDALSGITAEDLKGKYLVSAIKGIVPDENQIIGDFLHQHYQIPFDHFLVLSGPCHAEEVAFEKLSYLTIASRDTALASCFANMINTRYIKTIVSDDIYGTEYAAVLKNIYAVASGICHGIGYGDNFQSVLISNAIRELKRFVDTVHPIDRDIKESAYLGDLLVTAYSQFSRNRTFGNMIGKGYTVKSAQLEMNMIAEGYYAVNCLHEVNKQYNVNMPICEAVYAILYKKRIPAVEMQRLAEQLN, encoded by the coding sequence ATGAGTAAACCAAACAAAGTAGCAATTATAGGTGGTGGTAGCTGGGCAACAGCTAACATCAAAATGCTTACAGATAATACTGTTAATAAAGAGATTTTCTGGTGGATGCGCAACGAAGAAGCTGTTGAGCATATCCGCCGGTTTAAACACAATCCGAACTACCTGAGTTCGGTAGAAATAAAACTGCCTGAGCAAAATATCTCTACAGATTTAAAAGATATCATCAGCAAAGCCGATTTTATTTTGCTTAATGTGCCTGCCGCGTTTTTAAAAGATGCTTTGTCGGGTATTACTGCCGAAGACTTGAAAGGTAAATACCTGGTATCTGCCATTAAAGGTATTGTACCGGATGAGAACCAGATCATCGGCGATTTTTTGCATCAGCACTATCAAATCCCGTTTGATCATTTCCTGGTTTTAAGTGGCCCTTGCCATGCGGAAGAAGTGGCTTTTGAAAAGCTGTCTTATTTAACTATTGCTTCCCGCGATACGGCATTGGCCAGCTGCTTTGCAAATATGATTAATACACGGTATATAAAAACCATCGTATCAGATGATATATATGGAACTGAATATGCTGCCGTATTAAAAAATATTTATGCGGTAGCCAGTGGTATTTGCCATGGTATCGGGTATGGCGATAATTTCCAGTCGGTATTGATATCAAATGCTATACGCGAGCTGAAAAGGTTTGTAGATACCGTGCATCCTATCGACCGCGACATTAAAGAATCTGCCTACCTGGGCGATTTGCTGGTAACTGCTTATTCGCAGTTTAGCCGTAACCGTACGTTCGGCAACATGATTGGTAAGGGTTACACGGTTAAGTCGGCACAACTGGAAATGAACATGATAGCTGAGGGTTATTATGCAGTAAATTGTCTACACGAGGTGAATAAACAATACAACGTTAATATGCCTATATGTGAGGCCGTTTATGCTATTTTGTACAAGAAACGCATTCCTGCGGTCGAAATGCAACGTTTGGCAGAACAATTGAATTAG